AGCACGCCCGGGTCGATCGCGCCGCAGCGCGTGCCCATAGGCAGGCCGTCGAGCGCGCTGAAGCCCATCGTCGTGTCGATCGATCGCCCGCCGCGCAGCGCGCACATCGAGGCGCCGTTGCCGAGGTGCGCGACGATCACGCGCCCCGCGGCCTCGCGCGGCGCCAGTTCGGCCAGGCGCCCCGCGATGTACTCATAGGAAAGGCCATGGAAGCCGTAGCGGCGGATGCCCGCGTCGAAGTAGTCGCGCGGCAGCGCGTACGCATCTGCCAGGAAGCCGCCGCCGCGGTGGAAGGCGGTGTCGAAGCAGGCCACCTGCGGCACGCGGGGGAAGGCGCGGCGTGTGGTCTCGATGCCGGCGATGTTGCTCGGCAGGTGCAGCGGCGCCAGCGGTATCAGGGCGTGCAGCGTCGCCAGCACTGCATCGTCGATCAGGGTCGCGGTACTGAAGCGGGAGCCACCATGCACCACCCGGTGGCCGATGGCCGCGAAGCGCAGCTGCGGGAACTCGGCCTGCACCAGCTCGAGGATCGCGGCGAGGGCGTCGCCATCGTTGCGCAGCTTGTCCGCGGGCAGGGCTGCGTCATGCAGCACGCGGCCGTCCGCGGCCTTCGCCTTGAGCCGCGCGTCGCCGCCGAGCCCATCGACCTGGCCCGAGGTCGTCCGTTGCAGCAATCCGTCATCGCCGATCGAGAACAGCGCGAACTTGATCGACGAGGAGCCGGCGTTGAAGGTGATGATGTGGTCGGACATGAATCCGGGTCGCAGGTCCTCAGTCAGTCCGACCCCGGGCGCCACACCCTCGCCAGCACCGCGAGCCGGCTCTTGAAGCCGTGCCGCTCGTCCGAGAGCGCGTCGATGAAGTCCGACAGGCGCTTGGATTTGATCGTGGTGTAGAGGGTCAGCCAGGTGGTGAGCATGCCCACGAAGCCGAACCATAGCAGCTTCTGCCACAACGGCGCGTCCGCCTCGGCCAGCAAATTCATCCCGAGGAAGCCCGTGGTAACGGTGCCGATCAGCCCGAAAAGCGTGACCACGGTGAGCCGCACCACCGTGTTGGCTTGCCGGCGCAGGCTGTCGGCGTCCAGGTAGGTGTTCATGTCCGCGATGCGCTCCTTGACCTCCTCGTAGAGCGGGTCGAGCGCCAGGTGCGTGGTGCACAGGCGCGACAGCGCGCGCACCTGCGCCTGCTCCGAGATCTCGTGGAACCAGTAGCGGTGCGTGAAGCGCAGGAAGCCCTCGAAGCTTGCGCGGATGGCGCGCTTGAAGCGCTTGACGCTGGCCACGTCATGCACGTCGAGCCGGCGCAGCGCCTCGACGAGGCGATCGGAGAACATCAGCAGTGCCGCCTTCTGGAAATGCGCGATGAGGAACACCAGGAAGTGCTGGTGCCGGAACTGCGCCAGCACGCCGCGGTCGCGGCAGCAGAAGAACTCGGAATCCGCCGTGCCGACCACCACGAGCGAGCGGCCGCTGCACAGGTAGCGCGTGTTCGGTGCGCTGCCGGCATCGACCCAGAAGCGGTCGTAGCAGTAGCGCTGCTCGAAGTCGGCGAGCTGCTCCTCGCCGAAGGGCAGGGGGCCTTTGCTGCCCACCGCGGGCTCGGAGGCCCCGGTCACGAGCGCCAGCCGGATGAAGTCGGTGCGCGAGAGCTTGCGCGGATCGTCGAGGGCGAGGTAG
Above is a window of Variovorax sp. RA8 DNA encoding:
- a CDS encoding acetate/propionate family kinase; the encoded protein is MSDHIITFNAGSSSIKFALFSIGDDGLLQRTTSGQVDGLGGDARLKAKAADGRVLHDAALPADKLRNDGDALAAILELVQAEFPQLRFAAIGHRVVHGGSRFSTATLIDDAVLATLHALIPLAPLHLPSNIAGIETTRRAFPRVPQVACFDTAFHRGGGFLADAYALPRDYFDAGIRRYGFHGLSYEYIAGRLAELAPREAAGRVIVAHLGNGASMCALRGGRSIDTTMGFSALDGLPMGTRCGAIDPGVLLHLIETHGYDAARLSDLLYKESGLKGLSGISHDMRELEDSADPHAGEAIAYFCARIRREAGALAASLGGIDALVFTGGIGENSARVRAEVLAGLGWLGIAFDRDAQPEGRQDRMVSALGSPVSAWVIATDEEAMIARHALRVIRVGAQGAITSSIAARHTDASLP